The following are encoded together in the Bos mutus isolate GX-2022 chromosome 3, NWIPB_WYAK_1.1, whole genome shotgun sequence genome:
- the TMCO2 gene encoding transmembrane and coiled-coil domain-containing protein 2, with product MSSSSSIWDIIIDYLSLSSIWNYLQATLLGETSVPQQTNLGPLDNLAPAVQVILGISFLILLGVGMYALWKRSVQSIQKILLFAITLYKLYKKGSDFFQALLVNPEGSDLTLQDNNIFLSLGLQEKILKKLQTVENKVKDLEGMIISQKPTTKREYSSDHYCSCSDCQSPLPTSGFTSTSEM from the exons ATGTCATCTTCATCTTCTATCTGGGACATCATCATAGATTATCTCTCTTTGAGCTCGATATGGAATTATCTACAAGCAACTCTTCTGGGAGAGACTAGTGTGCCTCAGCAAACAAATTTGGGGCCACTAGATAACCTTGCTCCGGCTGTGCAAGTTATCCTGggaatttcctttttgattttgttGGGAGTGGGAATGTATGCCTTATGGAAACGAAGTGTTCAGTCAATTCAG aaaatactgtTGTTTGCAATCACACTCTACAAACTTTACAAGAAAGGCTCAGATTTTTTTCAGGCTTTGCTGGTCAACCCAGAAGGGAGTGATCTCACACTTCAAGACAATAATATTTTCCTGTCTTTGGGTCTGCAAGAGAAGATTCTGAAAAAGCTTCAGACAGTGGAAAACAAAGTGAAGGACTTGGAAGGGATGATCATTTCCCAAAAACCTACCACAAAGAGGGAGTACTCCTCTGACCACTACTGCAGCTGCTCTGACTGCCAGAGTCCCTTGCCTACATCAGGGTTTACATCCACATCTGAAATGTGA